In Vicugna pacos chromosome 10, VicPac4, whole genome shotgun sequence, the following proteins share a genomic window:
- the RIC3 gene encoding protein RIC-3 isoform X2 produces the protein MAYSTVQRVALASGLVLAVSLLLPKAFLSRGKRPEPPPAPEGKLGRFPPMMHHHQAPSDGQTPGARFQRSHLAEAFAKAKGSGGGTGGGGSGRGLMGQIIPIYGFGIFLYILYILFKLSKGKSTAEDRKCSPATPGNTHRKITNFELVQLQEKLKETEEAMEKLINRVGPNGERAQTVTSDQEKRLLHQLREITRVMKEGKLIDRPTPEKEAEEAPYMEDWEGYPEETYPIYDLSDCIKHRQETILVDYPNPQEPSAEEIAERMGVLEEEESDHLGWAMPTDPRAQEENSVTFCDPKPETCSCCFPEEEDPAVLAENAGFSADSYSEQEETTKEVWPQDFRDGTPWGRGQTLRTRNNRWFTCERTSDYT, from the exons ATGGCGTACTCCACCGTGCAAAGGGTGGCCCTGGCCTCGGGGCTTGTCCTGGCTGTGTCGCTGCTGCTGCCCAAGGCCTTCCTGTCCCGCGGAAAGCGGCCGGAGCCGCCGCCGGCGCCCGAAG GGAAGTTGGGTCGATTTCCGCCGATGATGCATCATCACCAGGCACCCTCAGATGGCCAGACTCCTGGGGCTCGTTTCCAGAGGTCTCACCTTGCAGAGGCCTTTGCAAAAGCCAAAGGATCAGGTGGAGGCACTGGAGGAGGAGGTAGTGGAAGAGGCCTGATGGGGCAGATTATTCCAATCTATggttttgggatttttttataCATACTGTATATTCTATTTAAG CTCTCAAAGGGGAAAAGTACTGCAGAGGATCGGAAATGCTCTCCTGCCACACCTGGAAACACCCACAGGAAAATTA CCAATTTTGAGCTTGTTCAACTGCAAGAAAAACTGAAGGAGACAGAGGAAGCCATGGAAAAATTAATCAACAGAGTGGGGCCTAACGGTGAGAG AGCACAGACAGTGACTTCTGACCAAGAAAAACGGTTGCTGCATCAGCTCCGAGAAATCACCAGGGTCATGAAAGaaggaaaactcattgacagaccCACTCCAGAGAAAGAAGCTGAGGAGGCCCCTTACATGGAGGACTGGGAAG GTTACCCTGAAGAGACTTATCCAATTTATGACCTTTCAGATTGCATCAAGCATAGGCAAGAAACCATCCTAGTGGATTACCCCAACCCACAAGAGCCCTCTGCTGAAGAAATAGCTGAAAGAATGGGGGTGCTGGAAGAGGAAGAATCCGACCATTTGGGTTGGGCAATGCCTACTGACCCCAGAGCTCAGGAAGAGAATTCTGTTACCTTCTGTGACCCAAAGCCAGAAACATGCTCCTGCTGTTTTCCTGAAGAAGAGGATCCCGCTGTCTTGGCAGAGAATGCTGGATTCAGTGCAGACAGTTACAGTGAGCAGGAGGAAACCACCAAAGAAGTGTGGCCCCAGGACTTCAGAG
- the RIC3 gene encoding protein RIC-3 isoform X5 encodes MAYSTVQRVALASGLVLAVSLLLPKAFLSRGKRPEPPPAPEGKLGRFPPMMHHHQAPSDGQTPGARFQRSHLAEAFAKAKGSGGGTGGGGSGRGLMGQIIPIYGFGIFLYILYILFKLSKGKSTAEDRKCSPATPGNTHRKITNFELVQLQEKLKETEEAMEKLINRVGPNGESRAQTVTSDQEKRLLHQLREITRVMKEGKLIDRPTPEKEAEEAPYMEDWEAGFPLLNQSR; translated from the exons ATGGCGTACTCCACCGTGCAAAGGGTGGCCCTGGCCTCGGGGCTTGTCCTGGCTGTGTCGCTGCTGCTGCCCAAGGCCTTCCTGTCCCGCGGAAAGCGGCCGGAGCCGCCGCCGGCGCCCGAAG GGAAGTTGGGTCGATTTCCGCCGATGATGCATCATCACCAGGCACCCTCAGATGGCCAGACTCCTGGGGCTCGTTTCCAGAGGTCTCACCTTGCAGAGGCCTTTGCAAAAGCCAAAGGATCAGGTGGAGGCACTGGAGGAGGAGGTAGTGGAAGAGGCCTGATGGGGCAGATTATTCCAATCTATggttttgggatttttttataCATACTGTATATTCTATTTAAG CTCTCAAAGGGGAAAAGTACTGCAGAGGATCGGAAATGCTCTCCTGCCACACCTGGAAACACCCACAGGAAAATTA CCAATTTTGAGCTTGTTCAACTGCAAGAAAAACTGAAGGAGACAGAGGAAGCCATGGAAAAATTAATCAACAGAGTGGGGCCTAACGGTGAGAG CAGAGCACAGACAGTGACTTCTGACCAAGAAAAACGGTTGCTGCATCAGCTCCGAGAAATCACCAGGGTCATGAAAGaaggaaaactcattgacagaccCACTCCAGAGAAAGAAGCTGAGGAGGCCCCTTACATGGAGGACTGGGAAG CAGGCTTCCCCCTCTTAAACCAAAGCAGATAG
- the RIC3 gene encoding protein RIC-3 isoform X4 gives MAYSTVQRVALASGLVLAVSLLLPKAFLSRGKRPEPPPAPEGKLGRFPPMMHHHQAPSDGQTPGARFQRSHLAEAFAKAKGSGGGTGGGGSGRGLMGQIIPIYGFGIFLYILYILFKLSKGKSTAEDRKCSPATPGNTHRKITNFELVQLQEKLKETEEAMEKLINRVGPNGESRAQTVTSDQEKRLLHQLREITRVMKEGKLIDRPTPEKEAEEAPYMEDWEGYPEETYPIYDLSDCIKHRQETILVDYPNPQEPSAEEIAERMGVLEEEESDHLGWAMPTDPRAQEENSVTFCDPKPETCSCCFPEEEDPAVLAENAGFSADSYSEQEETTKEVWPQDFRALPDLCVT, from the exons ATGGCGTACTCCACCGTGCAAAGGGTGGCCCTGGCCTCGGGGCTTGTCCTGGCTGTGTCGCTGCTGCTGCCCAAGGCCTTCCTGTCCCGCGGAAAGCGGCCGGAGCCGCCGCCGGCGCCCGAAG GGAAGTTGGGTCGATTTCCGCCGATGATGCATCATCACCAGGCACCCTCAGATGGCCAGACTCCTGGGGCTCGTTTCCAGAGGTCTCACCTTGCAGAGGCCTTTGCAAAAGCCAAAGGATCAGGTGGAGGCACTGGAGGAGGAGGTAGTGGAAGAGGCCTGATGGGGCAGATTATTCCAATCTATggttttgggatttttttataCATACTGTATATTCTATTTAAG CTCTCAAAGGGGAAAAGTACTGCAGAGGATCGGAAATGCTCTCCTGCCACACCTGGAAACACCCACAGGAAAATTA CCAATTTTGAGCTTGTTCAACTGCAAGAAAAACTGAAGGAGACAGAGGAAGCCATGGAAAAATTAATCAACAGAGTGGGGCCTAACGGTGAGAG CAGAGCACAGACAGTGACTTCTGACCAAGAAAAACGGTTGCTGCATCAGCTCCGAGAAATCACCAGGGTCATGAAAGaaggaaaactcattgacagaccCACTCCAGAGAAAGAAGCTGAGGAGGCCCCTTACATGGAGGACTGGGAAG GTTACCCTGAAGAGACTTATCCAATTTATGACCTTTCAGATTGCATCAAGCATAGGCAAGAAACCATCCTAGTGGATTACCCCAACCCACAAGAGCCCTCTGCTGAAGAAATAGCTGAAAGAATGGGGGTGCTGGAAGAGGAAGAATCCGACCATTTGGGTTGGGCAATGCCTACTGACCCCAGAGCTCAGGAAGAGAATTCTGTTACCTTCTGTGACCCAAAGCCAGAAACATGCTCCTGCTGTTTTCCTGAAGAAGAGGATCCCGCTGTCTTGGCAGAGAATGCTGGATTCAGTGCAGACAGTTACAGTGAGCAGGAGGAAACCACCAAAGAAGTGTGGCCCCAGGACTTCAGAG
- the RIC3 gene encoding protein RIC-3 isoform X3, translated as MAYSTVQRVALASGLVLAVSLLLPKAFLSRGKRPEPPPAPEGKLGRFPPMMHHHQAPSDGQTPGARFQRSHLAEAFAKAKGSGGGTGGGGSGRGLMGQIIPIYGFGIFLYILYILFKLSKGKSTAEDRKCSPATPGNTHRKITNFELVQLQEKLKETEEAMEKLINRVGPNGESRAQTVTSDQEKRLLHQLREITRVMKEGKLIDRPTPEKEAEEAPYMEDWEDCIKHRQETILVDYPNPQEPSAEEIAERMGVLEEEESDHLGWAMPTDPRAQEENSVTFCDPKPETCSCCFPEEEDPAVLAENAGFSADSYSEQEETTKEVWPQDFRDGTPWGRGQTLRTRNNRWFTCERTSDYT; from the exons ATGGCGTACTCCACCGTGCAAAGGGTGGCCCTGGCCTCGGGGCTTGTCCTGGCTGTGTCGCTGCTGCTGCCCAAGGCCTTCCTGTCCCGCGGAAAGCGGCCGGAGCCGCCGCCGGCGCCCGAAG GGAAGTTGGGTCGATTTCCGCCGATGATGCATCATCACCAGGCACCCTCAGATGGCCAGACTCCTGGGGCTCGTTTCCAGAGGTCTCACCTTGCAGAGGCCTTTGCAAAAGCCAAAGGATCAGGTGGAGGCACTGGAGGAGGAGGTAGTGGAAGAGGCCTGATGGGGCAGATTATTCCAATCTATggttttgggatttttttataCATACTGTATATTCTATTTAAG CTCTCAAAGGGGAAAAGTACTGCAGAGGATCGGAAATGCTCTCCTGCCACACCTGGAAACACCCACAGGAAAATTA CCAATTTTGAGCTTGTTCAACTGCAAGAAAAACTGAAGGAGACAGAGGAAGCCATGGAAAAATTAATCAACAGAGTGGGGCCTAACGGTGAGAG CAGAGCACAGACAGTGACTTCTGACCAAGAAAAACGGTTGCTGCATCAGCTCCGAGAAATCACCAGGGTCATGAAAGaaggaaaactcattgacagaccCACTCCAGAGAAAGAAGCTGAGGAGGCCCCTTACATGGAGGACTGGGAAG ATTGCATCAAGCATAGGCAAGAAACCATCCTAGTGGATTACCCCAACCCACAAGAGCCCTCTGCTGAAGAAATAGCTGAAAGAATGGGGGTGCTGGAAGAGGAAGAATCCGACCATTTGGGTTGGGCAATGCCTACTGACCCCAGAGCTCAGGAAGAGAATTCTGTTACCTTCTGTGACCCAAAGCCAGAAACATGCTCCTGCTGTTTTCCTGAAGAAGAGGATCCCGCTGTCTTGGCAGAGAATGCTGGATTCAGTGCAGACAGTTACAGTGAGCAGGAGGAAACCACCAAAGAAGTGTGGCCCCAGGACTTCAGAG
- the RIC3 gene encoding protein RIC-3 isoform X6, translating into MAYSTVQRVALASGLVLAVSLLLPKAFLSRGKRPEPPPAPEGKLGRFPPMMHHHQAPSDGQTPGARFQRSHLAEAFAKAKGSGGGTGGGGSGRGLMGQIIPIYGFGIFLYILYILFKLSKGKSTAEDRKCSPATPGNTHRKITNFELVQLQEKLKETEEAMEKLINRVGPNGESRAQTVTSDQEKRLLHQLREITRVMKEGKLIDRPTPEKEAEEAPYMEDWEGFPLLNQSR; encoded by the exons ATGGCGTACTCCACCGTGCAAAGGGTGGCCCTGGCCTCGGGGCTTGTCCTGGCTGTGTCGCTGCTGCTGCCCAAGGCCTTCCTGTCCCGCGGAAAGCGGCCGGAGCCGCCGCCGGCGCCCGAAG GGAAGTTGGGTCGATTTCCGCCGATGATGCATCATCACCAGGCACCCTCAGATGGCCAGACTCCTGGGGCTCGTTTCCAGAGGTCTCACCTTGCAGAGGCCTTTGCAAAAGCCAAAGGATCAGGTGGAGGCACTGGAGGAGGAGGTAGTGGAAGAGGCCTGATGGGGCAGATTATTCCAATCTATggttttgggatttttttataCATACTGTATATTCTATTTAAG CTCTCAAAGGGGAAAAGTACTGCAGAGGATCGGAAATGCTCTCCTGCCACACCTGGAAACACCCACAGGAAAATTA CCAATTTTGAGCTTGTTCAACTGCAAGAAAAACTGAAGGAGACAGAGGAAGCCATGGAAAAATTAATCAACAGAGTGGGGCCTAACGGTGAGAG CAGAGCACAGACAGTGACTTCTGACCAAGAAAAACGGTTGCTGCATCAGCTCCGAGAAATCACCAGGGTCATGAAAGaaggaaaactcattgacagaccCACTCCAGAGAAAGAAGCTGAGGAGGCCCCTTACATGGAGGACTGGGAAG GCTTCCCCCTCTTAAACCAAAGCAGATAG
- the RIC3 gene encoding protein RIC-3 isoform X1, with translation MAYSTVQRVALASGLVLAVSLLLPKAFLSRGKRPEPPPAPEGKLGRFPPMMHHHQAPSDGQTPGARFQRSHLAEAFAKAKGSGGGTGGGGSGRGLMGQIIPIYGFGIFLYILYILFKLSKGKSTAEDRKCSPATPGNTHRKITNFELVQLQEKLKETEEAMEKLINRVGPNGESRAQTVTSDQEKRLLHQLREITRVMKEGKLIDRPTPEKEAEEAPYMEDWEGYPEETYPIYDLSDCIKHRQETILVDYPNPQEPSAEEIAERMGVLEEEESDHLGWAMPTDPRAQEENSVTFCDPKPETCSCCFPEEEDPAVLAENAGFSADSYSEQEETTKEVWPQDFRDGTPWGRGQTLRTRNNRWFTCERTSDYT, from the exons ATGGCGTACTCCACCGTGCAAAGGGTGGCCCTGGCCTCGGGGCTTGTCCTGGCTGTGTCGCTGCTGCTGCCCAAGGCCTTCCTGTCCCGCGGAAAGCGGCCGGAGCCGCCGCCGGCGCCCGAAG GGAAGTTGGGTCGATTTCCGCCGATGATGCATCATCACCAGGCACCCTCAGATGGCCAGACTCCTGGGGCTCGTTTCCAGAGGTCTCACCTTGCAGAGGCCTTTGCAAAAGCCAAAGGATCAGGTGGAGGCACTGGAGGAGGAGGTAGTGGAAGAGGCCTGATGGGGCAGATTATTCCAATCTATggttttgggatttttttataCATACTGTATATTCTATTTAAG CTCTCAAAGGGGAAAAGTACTGCAGAGGATCGGAAATGCTCTCCTGCCACACCTGGAAACACCCACAGGAAAATTA CCAATTTTGAGCTTGTTCAACTGCAAGAAAAACTGAAGGAGACAGAGGAAGCCATGGAAAAATTAATCAACAGAGTGGGGCCTAACGGTGAGAG CAGAGCACAGACAGTGACTTCTGACCAAGAAAAACGGTTGCTGCATCAGCTCCGAGAAATCACCAGGGTCATGAAAGaaggaaaactcattgacagaccCACTCCAGAGAAAGAAGCTGAGGAGGCCCCTTACATGGAGGACTGGGAAG GTTACCCTGAAGAGACTTATCCAATTTATGACCTTTCAGATTGCATCAAGCATAGGCAAGAAACCATCCTAGTGGATTACCCCAACCCACAAGAGCCCTCTGCTGAAGAAATAGCTGAAAGAATGGGGGTGCTGGAAGAGGAAGAATCCGACCATTTGGGTTGGGCAATGCCTACTGACCCCAGAGCTCAGGAAGAGAATTCTGTTACCTTCTGTGACCCAAAGCCAGAAACATGCTCCTGCTGTTTTCCTGAAGAAGAGGATCCCGCTGTCTTGGCAGAGAATGCTGGATTCAGTGCAGACAGTTACAGTGAGCAGGAGGAAACCACCAAAGAAGTGTGGCCCCAGGACTTCAGAG